A genomic region of Miscanthus floridulus cultivar M001 chromosome 3, ASM1932011v1, whole genome shotgun sequence contains the following coding sequences:
- the LOC136545609 gene encoding uncharacterized protein, giving the protein MDHRPSCRNPWLPLLLLVSVVLVLLSCALHATADCSTEIGTNEAQTDSGNGGDCHGRNHTHSHGHHGGSSGGKDKPGTTPAAASNSNNPWVLTAGAAPRPQVVSGFTAATGVIVLVTGAAVSWSLTTY; this is encoded by the exons ATGGATCACCGACCCAGCTGCAGGAACCCATGGCTTCCTCTGCTCCTCCTCGTCTCCGTTGTTCTCGTCCTCCTCTCTTGTGCACTCCATGCCACGGCGGACTGCAGCACGGAAATAG GCACTAACGAGGCGCAGACCGACAGCGGGAACGGCGGCGACTGCCACGGCCGCAACCACACCCACAGCCACGGCCACCACGGCGGCAGTAGCGGCGGGAAAGACAAGCCCGGGACGACGCCGGCCGCCGCCTCCAACTCCAACAACCCTTGGGTCCTGACGGCAGGGGCAGCACCGCGGCCTCAAGTAGTGTCCGGGTTCACGGCAGCCACCGGCGTCATCGTCCTCGTCACTGGAGCCGCCGTTTCTTGGTCGCTTACAACTTATTAG